The sequence GAATAGTCCCCGATCGAGCCACCCATCCAGTCGAAGGCGACGGGCTCTCCCACCGCGATCGAGTCGCGCCGCACGTCCGCCCATGCGACGGGGAAGTCGAAGGGATTGCCGATCGCGTTCCACCCCACCGCGAGCGGAACCGGGTATTCACGGTTCGTGGGGGTCGAGAGACCCTGCACTGGCCCCGTGTTCACTCGATGCGCCGCTCGGCTGATGAGCCAGAACGCCCGACCCGGCGCGGGCTCGAACGTCTCCAGGGTTGGGGCTGACAGCTCGACGTTGCCCGGCAAGACGGGGTCGTACCGGTACGCGCGCCAGCGAACCGGATCGTAGGTCCCGAGCTGATCAGACAGCAGATCGGCGAGCGTACTGGTGGAGCTCTCGCCGAAATCGAGCGGCACGGAGAGAAGCCGGTATCGCATGCCGGGATGCGAGACAGGCTCCTGGAGACTCGGAACGGTCACGCGGATCGTGGCCGGACTCTGTGCGCTCGCGAACTGGAGTGGGCCGCCGAACGTGGTGGCCTCGATCCAGTACTCCACCCCGCGCGAGCCCACGCACGTGTCGGGGATCGTGGCGACGGGCCGCCCGAGCACGTCCCTCGCCAGCGGGTCCGTGGCGTAGCTCGCTTCGCCCCCCCGGCGGTAGTGGATCGTGCCCGACTCGAAGATCGATCCGAGCGGCAGATCCACTTCGACCTCGATCGGCCGCCCGGACAGGAATTCGGGCTGGGGAACGCCCCGGATCGAGTCGGAGCGAGCGACGCGCTGCGTGAAGACCGAATCCGGCGCTAGGGCGGGCTGCCACGAGGAGAATCCGCTGTTGTCGACGCGGACGTAGTAATCCACGCCGCGCTCGGTGACGGCCGTCGCCGGAACGGAACCGACGAAGTCGGTCCCGAGCGGGGTGAGCGCGAGCGAATCGAAGGAGCTGGCTTCCGCGATGGAATAGAAGAGCGTGGCCCGCTCGACATGGACGCCCGGCTCGGGTGAAGCGATCACGATGAACGAGGCGCCGAGCGGCACACTGTCCGGCTCTGCGAGGACCCGTGCCCGGAAACCCAGGCCGAGCACCCTGATCCCGAGCGGGATCACGGCTCGGGGCGTCACCGGGTCGTTGCTTTCGATGACGACACTGTCGCTCGCGGCGCCGGGCGTGGCCGCCACCAGCGTCACCGTCCCGGTTCGGCTCTGGTTCCAGTCGATCTGGAACGGGGCCTGGATGCCGAAAGTCACTCCAGAAGGCAGCTGCAAACCGCTGACGGTCAGCGGCGACATTCCATGATTCGAGAGGGTCATCGGCACGGACGCGGTGTCCCCCACCGTCACGGTCGGGAGCTGGAGGCTCGGACTTCCGGCGGAGAGCAAAGGCCGGAGTGGACTCCAGTGAGATGGACTCTCGAGGGACAATCCCCATGTGGACTCCGTCACGTTCG is a genomic window of Candidatus Eisenbacteria bacterium containing:
- a CDS encoding kelch repeat-containing protein, producing the protein MSGRHLPLAALVGFALLHGPAHGQPVVPLNHTAIYDPVQQRMIVFGGNELSQLSNATWQLTLGQNPQWSLLTPLGAPPSPRFGHAAVYDPTRHRMIVMGGYDGAARKADVWELLLTDPPEWRRMTPQDSVGQLGRRYHTAIYDPARDRVVIYGGEQQTSVPMGDTWSLWLSPVVRWEQMFPAGDPPVNRYTHSAIYDPVRDCMVVYGGLPVLNFTDLAELSLTDAAWRSLPKPPEPRIQGHSAIYDATRGRMVLFGGGELNQHFNDVWTMTPGSPPTWTELFPTGAPSPRSGHSAILDSVHQRMIVFGGFPNVTESTWGLSLESPSHWSPLRPLLSAGSPSLQLPTVTVGDTASVPMTLSNHGMSPLTVSGLQLPSGVTFGIQAPFQIDWNQSRTGTVTLVAATPGAASDSVVIESNDPVTPRAVIPLGIRVLGLGFRARVLAEPDSVPLGASFIVIASPEPGVHVERATLFYSIAEASSFDSLALTPLGTDFVGSVPATAVTERGVDYYVRVDNSGFSSWQPALAPDSVFTQRVARSDSIRGVPQPEFLSGRPIEVEVDLPLGSIFESGTIHYRRGGEASYATDPLARDVLGRPVATIPDTCVGSRGVEYWIEATTFGGPLQFASAQSPATIRVTVPSLQEPVSHPGMRYRLLSVPLDFGESSTSTLADLLSDQLGTYDPVRWRAYRYDPVLPGNVELSAPTLETFEPAPGRAFWLISRAAHRVNTGPVQGLSTPTNREYPVPLAVGWNAIGNPFDFPVAWADVRRDSIAVGEPVAFDWMGGSIGDYS